The following coding sequences lie in one Fusarium poae strain DAOMC 252244 chromosome 1, whole genome shotgun sequence genomic window:
- a CDS encoding hypothetical protein (MEROPS:MER0000432): MTVDIKPYTINVSDSEIELLKTKLGHARFPIEGEVSDDWTFGASLSDVKRLAAYWKDGFDWRAQEAKLNQYPQFTTDVSVDGFGDLEIHFLHQKSSKPDSIPLLFVHGWPGSFVEVLKILPLLTEPKDGPSFHVVAPSLPNHVFSDGVSKSGFGIPRYAETLHKLMLKLGYNKYVTQGGDWGYIITRLIGSQYPENCLASHMSMIPAVSPPNPLKTPWQFLRFWLSPFTPLEKQGIEQMKHFYNEGLAYNLIMSSKPSTIGFGLADSPVALLSWTYEKLHDWTDDYKWTDDEILTWVSLYQFSKAGPAASCRIYYESRHADQDLTKKINDWVPNVPLGLSYFPKDIVFVPRTWGRTLGPIAFEKIHTSGGHFASIERPEELVEDLREMFSKSGLGKQVIEKLG, encoded by the exons ATGACTGTCGACATCAAGCCATATACAATCAACGTTTCAGACTCGGAAATCGAGCTCCTGAAAACAAAACTTGGACATGCAAGATTTCCCATTGAAGGTGAAGTCTCTGATGACTGGACCTTCGGTGCTAGTCTTAGTGATGTGAAGCGTCTCGCCGCATATTGGAAGGATGGATTTGACTGGAgagcccaagaagccaaACTGAACCAGTATCCTCAATTCACCACTGACGTATCTGTGGATGGTTTTGGAGATCTTGAGATTCACTTCTTGCACCAGAAGAGCAGCAAACCCGACAGCATCCCTCTTCTCTTCGTTCATGGCT GGCCTGGAAGTTTTGTTGAAGTTCTCAAgattcttcctcttctgacTGAACCCAAAGATGGACCTTCTTTTCATGTTGTCGCGCCTTCTTTGCCTAACCATGTCTTCTCGGATGGTGTGTCAAAGAGTGGGTTTGGAATTCCTCGATACGCTGAAACTCTACACAAGTTGATGCTCAAGCTAGGCTACAACAAATATG TCACCCAAGGAGGTGATTGGGGTTATATCATCACTCGTCTCATCGGTTCTCAATACCCCGAGAACTGCCTTGCCTCGCATATGAGCATGATTCCAGCTGTCAGCCCACCTAACCCTTTGAAAACTCCATGGCAGTTCCTTCGCTTCTGGCTCTCTCCTTTCACTCCTCTAGAGAAACAAGGCATTGAGCAGATGAAGCATTTCTACAATGAGGGTCTCGCTTACAATCTCATAATGAGTAGCAAGCCCTCCACCATAGGCTTCGGTCTCGCTGACTCTCCCGTGGCCTTGCTTTCATGGACTTATGAGAAGCTCCACGACTGGACTGATGACTACAAGTGGACAGACGATGAGATTCTGACATGGGTTTCTCTCTATCAGTTTTCTAAAGCAGGACCCGCTGCAAGCTGCAGGATCTACTATGAGAGTAGACATGCGGACCAGGATCTGACGAAGAAGATCAACGACTGGGTCCCCAACGTCCCACTTGGGCTTTCATACTTCCCCAAGGACATCGTCTTTGTCCCGAGGACGTGGGGAAGAACTTTGGGACCCATTGCGTTTGAGAAGATCCATACAAGTGGTGGACATTTTGCTTCGATTGAGAGGCCTGAAGAGTTGGTGGAGGATTTGAGAGAGATGTTTAGCAAGAGTGGATTGGGCAAGCAGGTTATTGAGAAGCTTGGGTAG